From a region of the Mobula hypostoma chromosome 6, sMobHyp1.1, whole genome shotgun sequence genome:
- the LOC134348264 gene encoding tubulin alpha-1D chain-like, producing MRECISIHVGQAGVQMGNACWELYCLEHGIQPDGQMPSDKTIGGGDDSFNTFFRETGAGKHVPRAVFVDLEPTVVDEVRSGTYRQLFHPEQLICGKEDAANNYARGHYTTGKELIDLVLDKLRKLADQCTGLQGFLVFHSFGGGTGSGFTSLLMERLSVDYGKKSKLEFAIYPAPQISTAVVEPYNSILTTHTTLEHSDCAFMVDNEAIYDICRRNLDIERPTYTNLNRLIGQIVSSITVSLRFDGALNVDLTEFQTNLVPYPRIHFPLATYAPVISAEKAYHEQLSVAEITSSCFEPANQMVKCDPRHGKYMACCLLYRGDVVPKDVNVAIANIKTKRSIQFVDWCPTGFKVGINYQPPTVVPGGDLAKVQRAVCMLSNTTAIAEAWARLDHKFDLMYAKRAFVHWYVGEGMEEGEFSEAREDMAALEKDYEEVGADTIEDQGEEEEY from the exons CGTGAATGTATCTCCATCCATGTTGGCCAGGCTGGTGTCCAGATGGGCAATGCCTGCTGGGAGCTGTACTGCTTGGAGCACGGCATCCAGCCAGATGGACAGATGCCTAGTGACAAGACCATTGGAGGTGGAGATGACTCCTTCAACACCTTCTTCAGGGAGACTGGAGCAGGGAAGCACGTTCCACGAGCTGTCTTCGTTGATCTAGAACCAACTGTGGTTG ATGAGGTTCGCAGTGGTACCTATCGGCAGCTATTCCATCCTGAGCAGCTCATCTGTGGGAAGGAGGATGCTGCAAACAATTATGCCCGTGGACACTATACCACTGGCAAGGAGCTGATCGACTTGGTCCTTGACAAACTCCGTAAGCTG GCTGATCAATGCACAGGACTCCAGGGATTCCTAGTCTTCCACAGTTTTGGAGGAGGCACCGGCTCTGGTTTCACCTCTCTACTGATGGAACGTCTCTCAGTGGATTATGGCAAAAAATCCAAGTTAGAGTTTGCCATCTACCCAGCTCCTCAGATCTCCACCGCCGTGGTTGAACCCTACAACTCTATCCTGACCACCCACACCACCCTAGAGCATTCAGACTGCGCCTTCATGGTAGACAATGAGGCCATCTATGACATCTGCCGGAGAAACCTGGACATAGAGCGCCCAACTTACACCAATCTGAATCGACTAATTGGTCAGATTGTGTCCTCTATTACAGTATCCTTGCGCTTTGATGGTGCCCTGAATGTTGATCTAACAGAGTTCCAGACCAATTTAGTCCCATACCCACGTATCCACTTCCCTCTGGCTACCTATGCCCCTGTGATCTCAGCTGAGAAGGCTTACCATGAACAATTGTCTGTGGCTGAGATCACCAGTTCCTGCTTTGAGCCAGCGAACCAGATGGTGAAGTGTGATCCTCGCCATGGCAAGTACATGGCTTGTTGTCTGCTTTACCGGGGTGACGTGGTGCCAAAAGATGTCAATGTTGCCATTGCTAACATCAAGACCAAACGCAGCATCCAGTTTGTTGACTGGTGCCCCACTGGTTTCAAGGTTGGCATCAACTACCAGCCTCCCACTGTGGTGCCTGGTGGCGACCTGGCCAAGGTGCAGCGTGCAGTCTGTATGCTGAGCAACACCACCGCCATTGCCGAAGCCTGGGCTCGCCTTGACCACAAGTTTGACCTGATGTATGCCAAGCGCGCCTTTGTGCATTggtatgtgggggaggggatggaggagggggagttCTCTGAGGCCCGGGAAGACATGGCAGCCTTGGAGAAGGATTATGAAGAGGTTGGTGCAGATACTATTGAGGACCAGGGTGAAGAGGAAGAATATTAG